In Arthrobacter sp. SLBN-83, one DNA window encodes the following:
- a CDS encoding aldehyde dehydrogenase (NADP(+)), protein MTTATLSLTELTAAATAAAKIAAAASDAERAGWLNAVADALDANAAELVDIADAETSLGATRLTGEVARTTGQLRLFARVITEGSYLEAIIDHAEPAATPPRPDLRRILKPIGPVAVFSASNFPFAFSVAGGDTASALAVGCSVIVKAHSGHLRLSERTAEIVAEALRRAGAPEGLFALVHGREVGTALVQDPAVKAVGFTGSIPGGRALFDLATSRPDPIPFYGELGSLNPVVITAEALQARSAELAAGLAGSFTLGAGQFCTKPGLVFIPAGTDFASEVAEASKDKPALGMLTSRIAEAYPDGLRSFASVDGVDVVGGSVDQDAVANGAAPVVFCTSAAKVLENPEQLLEECFGPTTILIEYKDREELAAVLAKVPGSLTATLHSEQGEDIEALVEQLSGLAGRVLFEGWPTGVAVNWAQQHGGPYPATTSLFTSVGATAVRRFQRPVAYQDAPESVLHPALREDNPLRIPRRVDGELQLP, encoded by the coding sequence GTGACAACTGCAACGCTTTCCCTCACCGAACTCACTGCCGCCGCTACGGCGGCGGCAAAAATCGCCGCGGCTGCCTCCGACGCCGAACGCGCCGGCTGGTTGAACGCGGTGGCAGACGCCCTGGACGCCAACGCCGCCGAGCTGGTAGACATCGCGGACGCCGAAACCAGCCTGGGGGCCACCCGCCTGACGGGCGAGGTGGCCCGCACCACCGGCCAGCTGCGCCTGTTTGCGCGCGTGATCACCGAAGGCTCCTACCTGGAAGCCATCATCGACCACGCGGAGCCAGCCGCCACCCCGCCCCGGCCGGACCTCCGCCGGATCCTCAAGCCCATCGGTCCGGTAGCGGTTTTCTCGGCGTCCAACTTCCCGTTCGCCTTCTCGGTGGCCGGCGGAGACACTGCCTCGGCGCTCGCCGTCGGCTGTTCAGTGATCGTCAAGGCACACTCCGGCCACCTGCGGCTCTCCGAACGGACGGCGGAAATCGTGGCGGAGGCGCTTCGCCGCGCCGGGGCACCGGAGGGCCTGTTCGCCCTGGTCCACGGCCGCGAAGTGGGAACAGCCCTGGTCCAGGATCCTGCCGTCAAGGCCGTGGGGTTCACCGGGTCCATCCCCGGCGGCCGTGCCCTGTTCGACCTTGCCACCTCCCGCCCCGACCCCATCCCGTTCTACGGGGAACTGGGCAGCCTCAACCCCGTGGTCATCACAGCGGAAGCGCTGCAGGCACGCTCAGCGGAACTCGCCGCCGGACTTGCCGGGTCCTTCACCCTGGGCGCCGGGCAGTTCTGCACCAAGCCGGGCCTGGTGTTCATCCCCGCGGGAACCGACTTCGCCTCGGAGGTGGCAGAAGCGAGCAAGGACAAGCCGGCCCTGGGCATGCTGACCAGCCGCATCGCCGAGGCCTACCCGGACGGGCTCCGCAGTTTCGCTTCCGTTGACGGCGTGGACGTGGTGGGCGGCAGCGTAGACCAGGACGCCGTGGCCAACGGCGCCGCTCCGGTGGTCTTTTGCACCAGTGCCGCCAAAGTCCTGGAAAACCCGGAGCAGCTGCTGGAGGAATGCTTCGGACCCACCACCATCCTCATCGAGTACAAGGACCGGGAGGAGCTGGCTGCCGTCCTGGCCAAGGTCCCGGGAAGCCTCACGGCAACGCTCCACAGCGAGCAGGGTGAGGATATCGAGGCCCTGGTGGAGCAGCTCTCCGGGCTGGCCGGACGCGTCCTGTTCGAAGGCTGGCCCACGGGCGTGGCCGTGAACTGGGCCCAGCAGCACGGCGGCCCCTACCCCGCCACCACATCGCTGTTCACCTCGGTGGGTGCGACGGCGGTCCGCAGGTTCCAGCGCCCCGTGGCCTACCAGGACGCCCCGGAAAGCGTGCTGCACCCAGCACTGCGGGAGGACAACCCGCTGCGCATCCCGCGCCGGGTGGACGGGGAACTGCAGCTTCCTTAG
- a CDS encoding mandelate racemase/muconate lactonizing enzyme family protein has translation MTAPTAESVRTVPRITGLATRLLTVPLRRHWGTEAPENHVIATELSTDDGGTGFGFSWTPTIGPQAVKALLDYDIAPFITGLPATPEAVWDAVWKRLHEAGGGGLTTIAMAGVDLALWDLQARRAGTSVTGLLGQRQDSAEVYGSGVNLHYTLDELVAQAERWVAAGHQAVKIKVGKPDIREDVERLAAVRSVLGPDRRLMIDANQRWDLPTTFRALDVLAEFGLEWLEEPIRADDLWAYRRLRKHSPVPIALGENLHTIYRFRDFIEAEAVDIIQPNIIRVGGITPFRRIVELARTHSIKVMPHLLPELSGQLALTLAEPTLVEDVEDASFEQLGILDEPSPVRFSNSRVTLADHAGLGFRFKNRLQ, from the coding sequence ATGACGGCGCCTACGGCCGAATCCGTCCGCACCGTTCCCCGCATCACCGGGCTGGCCACGCGGCTCCTCACCGTTCCGCTGCGGCGGCACTGGGGTACGGAGGCACCGGAGAACCACGTGATCGCCACCGAGCTCTCCACGGACGACGGCGGCACCGGCTTTGGTTTTTCCTGGACACCCACCATCGGTCCCCAGGCAGTCAAGGCGCTGCTTGATTACGACATCGCACCTTTCATCACCGGCCTGCCGGCCACGCCCGAGGCCGTGTGGGACGCGGTATGGAAGCGCCTGCACGAAGCCGGTGGCGGCGGGCTCACCACCATTGCCATGGCCGGGGTGGACCTCGCACTGTGGGACCTGCAGGCGCGCCGTGCCGGAACATCGGTCACCGGATTGCTGGGCCAGCGCCAGGACTCCGCCGAGGTCTACGGCTCCGGGGTGAACCTGCACTACACCCTGGACGAGCTGGTGGCGCAGGCCGAACGCTGGGTCGCCGCGGGCCACCAGGCGGTCAAGATCAAGGTAGGCAAACCGGACATCCGCGAGGACGTCGAACGCCTTGCCGCAGTGCGCTCCGTCCTGGGCCCGGACCGCAGGCTCATGATCGATGCCAACCAACGGTGGGACCTGCCCACCACCTTCCGCGCCCTGGATGTCCTGGCCGAATTCGGGCTGGAGTGGCTGGAGGAGCCCATCCGCGCGGACGACCTCTGGGCCTACCGGCGGCTGCGGAAACATTCACCGGTGCCCATCGCCCTCGGCGAAAACCTGCACACCATCTACCGGTTCCGCGATTTCATTGAGGCGGAAGCGGTGGACATCATCCAGCCCAACATCATCCGGGTAGGCGGGATCACCCCGTTCCGGCGGATCGTGGAGCTGGCACGGACCCACAGCATCAAGGTGATGCCGCACCTGCTGCCGGAACTGTCCGGACAGCTGGCGCTGACCCTGGCGGAGCCCACCCTGGTGGAGGACGTCGAAGATGCGTCCTTCGAACAGCTGGGCATCCTCGACGAACCATCGCCGGTGCGGTTCAGCAACAGCCGGGTGACGCTCGCGGACCACGCCGGGCTGGGTTTCCGCTTCAAGAACAGGCTGCAATGA
- a CDS encoding 5-dehydro-4-deoxyglucarate dehydratase — translation MKFDGVLFFPVTPFTAEGAVDVELLKEHISSRLPFGPGGVFPACGTGEFHALSIDEVRTVVAAAVEVVAGKVPVVAGAGGPLGHALAAARAAEEARADALLVLPPYLVTGPTDGLVAYIEAVANASSLPVIVYHRGNAKFTAASMAKLAANPKVIGFKDGLGDVGLAQEIVTAVRATGRTDFSFFNGLLTAELTQGAYRGLGIPLYSSAAFAMAPEIAKAYYDAYVSGDEDRRSALLEGFYAPLVRLRDQTPGFGVSLIKAGLRLAGLPVGSVRPPLVDPTEEQLVELKAILAKGHELAGS, via the coding sequence ATGAAATTCGACGGCGTTCTCTTCTTCCCCGTCACCCCGTTCACGGCCGAAGGTGCCGTTGACGTGGAGCTGCTCAAGGAACACATCAGCTCCCGGCTACCCTTTGGGCCCGGCGGCGTGTTTCCCGCCTGCGGCACAGGTGAATTCCACGCCTTGAGCATTGACGAGGTCCGCACCGTGGTGGCGGCCGCCGTCGAAGTCGTCGCGGGCAAGGTTCCCGTGGTGGCCGGTGCAGGCGGGCCCTTGGGCCACGCGCTCGCTGCGGCGCGTGCCGCTGAGGAGGCTCGCGCGGACGCCCTCCTGGTGCTCCCGCCCTACCTGGTCACGGGCCCGACGGATGGCCTGGTGGCCTACATTGAGGCTGTGGCCAACGCCAGCAGCCTGCCGGTCATCGTGTACCACCGCGGCAACGCGAAGTTCACCGCCGCGTCCATGGCCAAACTTGCGGCCAATCCCAAGGTGATCGGCTTCAAGGACGGCCTGGGCGACGTGGGCCTGGCCCAGGAGATCGTGACCGCCGTCCGCGCCACCGGCCGGACAGACTTCTCCTTCTTCAACGGCCTGCTCACCGCCGAACTGACCCAGGGCGCCTACCGCGGCCTGGGCATCCCGCTCTACTCCTCCGCAGCCTTCGCCATGGCCCCGGAGATCGCCAAGGCCTACTACGACGCCTACGTTTCAGGCGACGAGGACCGGCGCAGCGCCCTGCTCGAGGGTTTCTACGCACCCCTGGTCCGCCTGCGCGACCAGACCCCGGGGTTCGGCGTTTCCCTAATCAAAGCGGGACTGCGGTTGGCCGGGCTGCCCGTCGGTTCGGTGCGCCCGCCGCTGGTGGACCCCACGGAGGAACAGCTGGTGGAGCTCAAGGCCATCCTGGCCAAGGGCCACGAGCTGGCCGGCAGCTGA
- a CDS encoding NAD-dependent epimerase/dehydratase family protein has protein sequence MSRIFVTGGSGRLGRSVVAGLAQAGHEVVSVDRDAVPAELLPAGVVQETADLLAPGEALRLIGAAKPDAVIHLAAIAVPFSAPEDVIFGTNTRLAFAVISAATEVGVPKIVTASSPTVLGYGCPAGWLPPSFPLDERTPAKPWNAYALSKLIAEQTVQMFAAAQGERIRYAAFRPCFVISPEEWEGAPTQQGHTLAERLADPALSAPALFNYVDARDVADFLDLLLRKMEDIPNGETFFVGAADALATAPLAELMPKFLPGSEALSAGLTGLSPAFSIAKAQELLGWQPKRTWRTELKPTLNDEASTLVTAGGGAKETS, from the coding sequence ATGAGCAGGATATTTGTCACCGGCGGCTCGGGCCGCCTGGGCCGCAGCGTTGTGGCCGGGCTCGCCCAGGCCGGCCACGAGGTAGTCTCGGTGGACCGCGACGCCGTACCCGCTGAACTGCTGCCGGCCGGCGTCGTCCAGGAAACCGCCGACCTGCTGGCCCCAGGTGAGGCGTTGCGCCTGATCGGGGCAGCAAAGCCCGACGCCGTCATCCACCTTGCAGCAATCGCCGTTCCGTTCAGCGCACCGGAGGACGTCATCTTCGGCACGAACACCCGGCTCGCCTTCGCGGTGATCAGCGCGGCGACGGAGGTGGGGGTCCCCAAGATCGTCACGGCCAGCAGCCCCACCGTGCTCGGTTACGGATGCCCTGCAGGATGGCTGCCGCCGTCGTTCCCGCTGGACGAACGCACCCCGGCCAAGCCCTGGAACGCCTACGCCCTGTCCAAGCTCATCGCCGAACAGACCGTACAGATGTTTGCCGCAGCGCAGGGGGAGAGGATCCGGTATGCGGCCTTCCGGCCGTGCTTCGTGATCTCGCCCGAGGAATGGGAAGGCGCCCCCACGCAGCAGGGCCACACCCTCGCCGAGCGCCTGGCGGACCCTGCACTCTCCGCCCCGGCCCTGTTCAACTACGTGGATGCGCGGGACGTGGCGGACTTCCTGGACCTGCTGCTGCGGAAGATGGAAGACATCCCCAACGGGGAAACCTTTTTCGTGGGCGCGGCGGACGCACTTGCCACTGCACCCCTTGCGGAACTGATGCCGAAATTCCTGCCCGGAAGCGAAGCACTCAGCGCCGGCCTCACCGGCCTCAGCCCCGCATTCTCCATCGCCAAAGCCCAGGAACTGCTCGGCTGGCAACCCAAGCGCACGTGGCGCACCGAACTCAAACCCACCCTCAACGACGAGGCCTCCACGCTGGTCACTGCCGGCGGCGGAGCCAAGGAGACATCATGA
- a CDS encoding M24 family metallopeptidase, protein MTQTTTTAAPPKEARRPPGSRTDRTIKRRRVLDILDAAGRDSLLLTSNTALTWYLDGSRVHVSLAGDPIAALLVDRDGDHLVTFNNEAGRIAAEELPAQVNLHTVPWYGNLHQTAAALGSSYRPPLAEADVTAQLRAARQQLLPAESARYSQLSAELAAMMTDVLSAARPETTEFELVSALAARVVAAGAEPLVLLCNGSSRSDFRHPLATHAPLGRRAMAVVCARRDGLVANITRWIRFDAGTPKERDAEARVAAVEADIFDATVPGARLDRIFAEIQAAYARHGFGADQWEQHHQGGPAGYAGRDPRVTSAVTDTVVLDQAFTWNPSGPGVKIEDTVQLTESGLRVLTVDPRWPISTVNGLERPVTLQL, encoded by the coding sequence ATGACGCAAACAACAACCACAGCCGCTCCCCCGAAGGAGGCACGGCGGCCGCCGGGCTCAAGGACGGACCGCACCATCAAGCGCCGCCGCGTCCTGGACATCCTGGACGCGGCCGGGCGGGACTCCCTGCTCCTGACCTCCAACACTGCCCTGACGTGGTACCTGGACGGCAGCCGCGTGCACGTCAGCCTGGCCGGCGACCCCATCGCAGCCCTCCTGGTGGACCGCGACGGCGACCACCTGGTGACGTTCAACAATGAGGCCGGGCGGATCGCGGCCGAAGAGCTTCCAGCCCAGGTCAACCTGCACACCGTGCCCTGGTACGGCAACCTGCACCAGACCGCCGCCGCCCTCGGAAGCAGTTACCGGCCGCCGCTCGCGGAAGCGGACGTCACAGCGCAACTGCGCGCTGCCCGCCAGCAGCTCCTCCCGGCCGAGAGCGCGCGGTACTCCCAGCTCAGCGCCGAGCTGGCTGCCATGATGACGGACGTTCTTTCCGCAGCGCGCCCGGAGACCACCGAGTTCGAACTCGTCTCGGCGCTGGCCGCCCGCGTGGTGGCGGCCGGCGCGGAGCCGCTGGTACTCCTGTGCAACGGCAGCTCCCGCAGCGATTTCCGGCACCCGTTGGCCACCCACGCCCCGCTGGGCCGTCGTGCCATGGCCGTGGTGTGCGCCCGCCGGGACGGCCTGGTGGCCAACATCACCCGCTGGATCAGGTTCGACGCCGGCACCCCGAAAGAGCGCGACGCCGAGGCCCGTGTCGCGGCCGTGGAAGCGGACATCTTCGATGCCACGGTCCCCGGGGCGCGCCTGGACAGGATCTTTGCCGAAATCCAGGCAGCGTACGCCCGGCACGGCTTCGGGGCGGACCAGTGGGAGCAGCATCACCAGGGCGGACCGGCCGGGTACGCGGGGCGTGATCCCAGGGTGACGTCTGCGGTGACCGACACTGTGGTGCTGGACCAGGCCTTCACCTGGAACCCGTCAGGCCCCGGCGTCAAGATCGAAGACACCGTCCAGCTCACGGAGTCCGGCCTCCGCGTCCTGACGGTGGACCCACGCTGGCCCATAAGCACCGTCAACGGGCTGGAGCGGCCGGTGACGCTGCAGCTGTAG